The genomic window CCTTGTTGCGCAGCGGGTTGCGGATGCTGAGGATCTCCGGCCCGGAGAAGAGGATCGTCGTCTTGTAGCGCGGCATGGCGCTCATGGTGAGCTTGGACCAGTAGTGCCGGGCCACGTTGGGCAGGCTGCCCAGGGTGTTGCACAGCCGGGTGAAGTGCTCCACCACCTCCGAGGGGTGGAGGTTCTTCGGGCGGTGGCACAGGGTGTAGCCGTCATAGTCCCGGCTGATGGTGCCCGGCAGCAGGCGCCCCGCCGCGTGCAGCTCCCGGAAGAAGGGCGTCTCCGGGTACGGGCTGACGATGCCCAGGAACGTCACCGAGAAGTACTTCAGGTCGGCCAGGTACTCCGGCAGCTTGACCAGGTACTCGTTGGTGTCTCCGTCCGCGCCGACGATCAATCCGAACGAGAGCAGGATGCCGGCGGAGAAGACGCGCTGGATGACGGCGTCCACCTCGGACAGCTTGTTCTGGCCCTTGTTCATCGCCTTGATGGAGTCCGGGTTGAGCGACTCCAGGCCGGTATAGATGTAGCGGCAGCCGGAGCGCGCCATCAGCTTCACCAGCGCCTCGTCCTTGAGGACGTTGAAGGTGAGCGCGCAGCCCCACGTCATCTTCAGCGGCAGCAGCGCCTCGCACAGCTCCCGCAGGTACTTGGGCGAGCCGCCCAGGTTGTTGTCCAGGAAGATGAACGACTTGCTCATGAGCCCCATGAAGTTGGGGTTCCACACCATGCGCGTCTTGATCTCGTCGATGACCTGGGGAATGGGACGGTAGCGGTACTTCTCGTGCCCGGTGAGCACGCAGAAGTTGCACGTGAAGGGGCAGCCGCGCGACGCCTCGATGCCCGGCAGCCGCACCTTGTTGCTGCTGAAGTCGATGAGATCGTACCGGTACGGCTGGATGGAGGCCGCCCCGAGCGAGGGCAGGCTGTAGCGCTTCTGGAGCTGGCCCTTCTCGAAGTCCTGGATCAGCGCGGGCACGTTGGGCTCGGGCTCGCCGGTGATGATGGCGTCGAAGTACCGGGCGGCGTCGTCGGCGAAGTGGCCCGCGTGGCGCCCGCCGGCCACCGTCGTCATCCCCCGCTGGCGGAACAGCGTGGAGAGCACCTTGGTGTGCTCGTAGTACGAGTGCAGATAGGAGAAGAAGACCAGATCCCAGTGGCGATCCAGCGGGATGTCCGTCTCCTTCTCGTTGAAGATCTCGATCTCGGCGTGCGGAGGGCAGAGTCCGGCAATCAGCTCGGGCACCGCCGACTGCATGATGGAAGGCTCTTTGACGCGCTGACGCGTGGGGTGGGTGTACGTGGCGATGATGGCTATACGCATAGTGGGGTGATGCAGGGTCAGGCATCGGCCAGGGGCACCGGGCGGCCCCTGGCTCACGGCTCGCGCTCTCGCGCACCCGCTGCCGGGTGTCAGGTCGTGCCGCGGGCCTCGCCCTCGCGCCGGGTGGGCACGCGCACGTCCCAGGCCAGCCCGAGCAGCTCCAGCAGGCGGATGAAGAGCCAGCCTGGATCCCACTGCCACCACGTCCAGCCGTGACGCGCCGAGGCCGGGTAGGCATGGTGGTTGTTGTGCCAGCCCTCACCCAGGGCGAGCACGCTCACCCACCACACGTTGGTGCTCTGGTCTCGCGTCGCGTTGGGCCGTCCTCCCAGCCTCGGCAGGTGGCTGGCCGAGTTGACCAGGTAGGTGCTGTGCATCCAGCTCACCATGGGCAGGAAGAAGCAGGCGGGCAGCGCCTCCCAGCCCAGCACGAAGCCCAGCACCACCACCGTCACCACCTGGGGCACCAGCCGGTAGCGCAGCAGCCAGTGGTAGTAGCGGTGCTCGACGATGTCGCGGCACCACGTCTTCCAGTCCTCCGCGCCCGTGGAGTCGTCGTCGAGGATCCACCCCAGGTGGGCGTACCAGAAGCCGCGCTGGGGCGAGTGGATGTCCCCCGGGGCATCCGAGTGGGCGTGGTGGATGCGGTGGGTGGCCGCCCAGAGCAGGGGGCTGCCCTGGCCGGTGAGCATGGCCACGGTGACGAGCGCGTACTCCACCCAGCGCGGGCAGTCGAAGGCGTGGTGGCAGATGCGCCGGTGCAGGCCGACCGTGGTG from Hyalangium gracile includes these protein-coding regions:
- a CDS encoding acyl-CoA desaturase, whose translation is MADTSAPRPRINKLVVAYLVVVHALAASAFFLPVPPYALPIALCVYVSIGLGTTVGLHRRICHHAFDCPRWVEYALVTVAMLTGQGSPLLWAATHRIHHAHSDAPGDIHSPQRGFWYAHLGWILDDDSTGAEDWKTWCRDIVEHRYYHWLLRYRLVPQVVTVVVLGFVLGWEALPACFFLPMVSWMHSTYLVNSASHLPRLGGRPNATRDQSTNVWWVSVLALGEGWHNNHHAYPASARHGWTWWQWDPGWLFIRLLELLGLAWDVRVPTRREGEARGTT
- a CDS encoding B12-binding domain-containing radical SAM protein, which codes for MRIAIIATYTHPTRQRVKEPSIMQSAVPELIAGLCPPHAEIEIFNEKETDIPLDRHWDLVFFSYLHSYYEHTKVLSTLFRQRGMTTVAGGRHAGHFADDAARYFDAIITGEPEPNVPALIQDFEKGQLQKRYSLPSLGAASIQPYRYDLIDFSSNKVRLPGIEASRGCPFTCNFCVLTGHEKYRYRPIPQVIDEIKTRMVWNPNFMGLMSKSFIFLDNNLGGSPKYLRELCEALLPLKMTWGCALTFNVLKDEALVKLMARSGCRYIYTGLESLNPDSIKAMNKGQNKLSEVDAVIQRVFSAGILLSFGLIVGADGDTNEYLVKLPEYLADLKYFSVTFLGIVSPYPETPFFRELHAAGRLLPGTISRDYDGYTLCHRPKNLHPSEVVEHFTRLCNTLGSLPNVARHYWSKLTMSAMPRYKTTILFSGPEILSIRNPLRNKARRYIAGLDALEDWDAQQMAKLGLEPQRLS